A genomic region of Nitrospira lenta contains the following coding sequences:
- a CDS encoding MMPL family transporter, with protein MSRPFGVRFSVMGLWILAMACGLWLITTRVNVHSELADLLPEGTTATQRLLLTQVRTGIAGRLMLLAIEGGEPDDLAQASRELGTQLRATGHFNVIGNGAQALSKPDQDLLFRSRYLLSRQVTPEAFSVESLRHSLEQRLDDLRSPLAPMMKATIPEDPTGVFLGILKDWAGQEGPAKHRGVWMSEDQTKALLVVETKATGFDADAQAAIQRDIRKAFEDLPGRPASLRLLMSGPGVFAVEIKQTIEAEIWWLSTAASTLVVLLLYASYRSVTLVLLSAIPLSTGIVAGVLAVNSWFGFIHGITLGFGITLLGIVDDYPIHLFSHVNVRGSAPAVIRAIWPTMRLGVLTTVIGFSSLLLSGFPALAQLGIFAVVGLIAAALVTRYVLPVCVPPAFVPRAVPRGIVPAVARLTRFKWLVPGSVVLATFMLLWSDTPLWQTDLGSLSPVSEVSKRLDLQLRHDLGVPDVRDLLVIEGGTEEDVLQRGEAVMAQLDQLRTGELVAGYDLVSSYLPSRRSQQARQQALPERSALEQNLRTALSGLPFAPGLFTPFLDSIEAARTQPLIDRATFNGTAVGLKLESLLIEQQEQWSAVVPLRGVADRARLGEIVAGWHAPGVAYVDLKEESNRLMTAYRDRTLAIVAWGLLVIAVMLAAGLKSISILRPVLLPMMSALVVVAALVNAAGESLSLFHVATFLLVIGLGLDYALFFNRPEGTGEERARTLYGLLVCSTTTILVFGVLACSTIPVLHAIGMTAAIGSFCCLLFAGMMAEQEPVAHV; from the coding sequence ATGAGCCGGCCGTTCGGTGTGCGGTTCAGTGTGATGGGTCTCTGGATCCTGGCGATGGCCTGCGGGCTGTGGCTGATAACCACGCGGGTGAACGTGCATAGCGAGCTGGCTGACCTGTTGCCGGAAGGCACGACGGCGACCCAACGGTTGCTCCTCACGCAAGTGCGCACCGGGATTGCCGGCCGGCTCATGTTGCTGGCTATCGAAGGTGGAGAGCCGGACGATCTGGCTCAGGCCAGTCGAGAGCTCGGCACGCAACTTCGCGCAACCGGGCATTTCAACGTCATCGGAAACGGCGCGCAGGCTTTGTCGAAACCGGATCAGGACCTGCTGTTCCGGTCGCGCTATCTGTTGAGCCGGCAGGTAACTCCGGAGGCTTTCTCCGTCGAATCCCTGCGACACTCGCTCGAGCAGCGGCTCGATGATCTTCGTTCCCCGCTGGCGCCCATGATGAAAGCGACGATTCCGGAAGATCCGACGGGAGTCTTTCTGGGCATCCTGAAAGACTGGGCGGGGCAGGAGGGACCGGCGAAACATCGCGGTGTCTGGATGTCGGAGGATCAGACGAAGGCCCTGCTGGTCGTGGAAACCAAAGCGACAGGGTTTGACGCCGATGCGCAGGCGGCGATCCAGCGCGATATCCGCAAGGCGTTCGAGGATTTGCCCGGCCGGCCGGCGTCTCTTCGTTTGCTCATGAGCGGTCCCGGTGTGTTTGCCGTGGAGATCAAGCAGACCATCGAAGCGGAGATCTGGTGGCTCTCAACCGCCGCGTCCACGCTCGTCGTGCTCTTGCTCTATGCGAGCTACCGGTCGGTGACGTTGGTGCTGCTGAGCGCGATCCCGCTGTCGACCGGCATCGTCGCGGGCGTGCTGGCCGTCAATAGTTGGTTCGGCTTTATTCACGGCATCACGCTTGGCTTCGGCATCACCCTGCTCGGCATCGTCGACGATTATCCGATCCATCTGTTCAGCCATGTGAATGTGCGTGGTTCCGCGCCGGCGGTGATCCGGGCGATTTGGCCGACGATGCGACTGGGTGTTCTGACGACCGTGATCGGATTTTCCTCGCTGCTCCTGTCCGGATTTCCTGCCTTGGCGCAGTTGGGCATTTTTGCGGTCGTTGGGCTCATCGCGGCGGCCTTGGTGACCCGGTATGTGTTGCCGGTCTGTGTTCCGCCCGCGTTTGTTCCTCGTGCGGTACCGCGCGGGATCGTCCCGGCGGTGGCACGGCTCACTCGGTTCAAGTGGCTGGTGCCGGGGTCAGTCGTTCTTGCCACATTCATGCTGTTATGGTCTGATACACCTCTGTGGCAAACGGATCTCGGGAGCCTGAGTCCGGTGTCGGAAGTGAGCAAGCGGCTCGATCTGCAGCTCCGCCACGACTTGGGGGTGCCGGATGTCCGCGATCTGCTCGTCATTGAGGGGGGAACGGAAGAGGACGTACTCCAACGCGGGGAAGCTGTGATGGCGCAACTGGACCAACTGCGAACCGGCGAGCTGGTGGCGGGCTATGACCTGGTGTCTTCGTATCTGCCGAGCCGCCGCAGTCAGCAGGCCAGGCAGCAGGCTCTTCCTGAACGGAGTGCGCTGGAACAGAATCTCCGGACCGCGCTATCGGGGCTGCCGTTCGCGCCCGGACTGTTTACGCCGTTTCTTGATTCTATTGAGGCCGCGCGGACGCAACCGCTGATCGATCGCGCCACCTTCAACGGTACCGCCGTAGGGCTGAAGCTGGAGTCCTTGTTGATTGAACAGCAGGAGCAATGGTCTGCCGTGGTGCCGCTGCGGGGTGTGGCGGATAGGGCACGCCTCGGTGAAATCGTCGCCGGATGGCATGCGCCTGGTGTGGCCTACGTGGATCTCAAGGAGGAGTCCAACCGGTTGATGACGGCCTATCGAGACCGAACCCTGGCGATCGTGGCCTGGGGGCTGCTGGTGATTGCCGTCATGCTGGCGGCTGGGCTGAAGTCGATCAGCATCTTGCGGCCGGTCCTATTACCCATGATGAGCGCGCTGGTGGTGGTCGCCGCCCTCGTGAATGCGGCGGGCGAATCGCTTTCGCTTTTTCACGTCGCCACCTTCCTGTTGGTCATCGGGCTCGGACTCGACTACGCGCTATTTTTCAACCGGCCGGAGGGCACGGGCGAGGAACGCGCCAGGACGCTGTACGGCTTGCTGGTGTGCAGCACCACGACGATTCTCGTGTTCGGCGTGTTGGCCTGCTCGACGATCCCTGTATTGCATGCGATCGGGATGACGGCGGCGATCGGGTCGTTCTGCTGCCTGTTGTTTGCAGGCATGATGGCGGAGCAGGAGCCAGTCGCACATGTCTAA
- a CDS encoding beta-ketoacyl-[acyl-carrier-protein] synthase family protein, which yields MSNRRMTPLTLSAYTLVTANGRGVGAVSQALRERRSGLKPCDFEDALLKTYIGRVAGLEDFSLGADLEQFECRNNRLAWLGLQQDGFMVAVAEAIQRYGADRIAVVMGTSTSGILETEHAYRDRDPLTGSLPPWYSSRYRYTHNMFSLGHFVRACVGLQGPAMVISTACSSSAKVFATAARFLQAGLCDAAIVGGVDSLCHTTLHGFSSLQLLSTSPCRPCDEDRDGLSLGEAAGYALLESSERVGRKGAVALLGYGESSDGYHMSHPHPEGAGAIRAIRQSLDRAGLQPSDIDYINLHGTATRANDAVEDKAVYSIFGDGPACSSTKGWTGHALGAAGITEALIAALCVKQGFIPGTLNCERVDPALRSRILRENEDRPIRRVVSNIFGFGGNNCSLVLGVL from the coding sequence ATGTCTAATCGACGGATGACTCCATTAACGTTATCCGCCTACACGCTGGTCACGGCGAATGGGCGCGGGGTCGGCGCGGTCTCCCAGGCCTTGCGCGAGCGCCGTTCAGGGCTGAAGCCGTGCGATTTCGAGGATGCGCTGCTTAAAACCTACATCGGGCGGGTCGCAGGGCTGGAAGATTTTTCTCTCGGCGCGGATTTAGAACAATTTGAATGCCGGAACAATCGGCTGGCCTGGCTGGGCCTGCAACAGGACGGGTTCATGGTCGCGGTGGCGGAAGCGATCCAACGCTACGGAGCCGACCGGATCGCGGTGGTCATGGGCACCAGCACCTCGGGCATTCTGGAGACGGAACATGCCTACCGGGATCGTGATCCTCTCACCGGTTCGTTGCCGCCCTGGTACAGCTCGCGGTATCGCTATACGCACAACATGTTTTCGTTAGGCCATTTCGTGCGGGCTTGCGTGGGCCTGCAGGGGCCGGCCATGGTCATCTCGACGGCTTGTTCGTCGAGCGCCAAAGTCTTTGCGACGGCCGCCCGCTTTCTCCAGGCGGGTCTGTGCGATGCGGCCATCGTCGGAGGAGTCGATAGTCTGTGCCATACGACGCTGCACGGATTTTCCTCTCTGCAGCTGCTGTCGACCAGTCCTTGCCGGCCCTGCGATGAAGATCGCGACGGGCTTTCGCTGGGCGAAGCGGCAGGCTATGCGTTATTGGAGTCGAGCGAGCGGGTAGGGCGGAAAGGGGCCGTTGCATTGCTGGGGTACGGCGAAAGCTCCGACGGGTACCACATGTCGCATCCGCATCCGGAAGGCGCCGGGGCGATTCGGGCCATTCGCCAGTCGTTGGATCGCGCCGGGTTGCAGCCGTCCGACATCGACTACATCAACCTGCACGGCACCGCGACCCGGGCCAACGATGCGGTTGAGGATAAAGCGGTGTACTCTATTTTCGGTGACGGGCCCGCCTGCAGTTCGACGAAAGGCTGGACCGGACATGCGTTAGGAGCGGCGGGGATCACGGAAGCCTTGATTGCGGCGCTGTGCGTGAAGCAGGGATTCATCCCCGGCACGCTCAATTGCGAGCGGGTCGATCCGGCGTTGCGCAGCCGCATTCTCCGCGAGAACGAGGACCGCCCGATCCGGCGCGTGGTGAGCAATATTTTCGGGTTCGGCGGTAATAACTGCAGCCTCGTCTTGGGGGTCTTGTGA
- a CDS encoding beta-ketoacyl synthase chain length factor: protein MRVGILGVGLLAAGLEGWLIGREVLAGTRPFDPAKVPDPDASLLPANERRRSSDCVRWAVQVAQEAMAQSGLDPHDVATVFASSGGEMDVLDKLCRALATAERVVSPTLFHQSVHNTAAGYWGIATSCQQSSTALSCYDDSCAAGLLEAVTYACVEARPVLFVAYDLPAPAPLNGARPIASAFAAAVVFTPLAEQAPARATVRLTTAAGHDVSSAFSHEFERLRLDNPAARLLPVLQALAMERRATINLNWLDDQRVTVEVESCRR, encoded by the coding sequence ATGCGGGTCGGGATTCTCGGCGTCGGACTGCTCGCGGCCGGCCTCGAAGGCTGGCTGATTGGGCGCGAGGTGTTGGCCGGTACCAGGCCGTTCGATCCCGCGAAAGTGCCGGATCCTGACGCATCGCTTCTCCCGGCGAATGAGCGGCGGCGGAGCAGCGATTGTGTCCGGTGGGCGGTGCAGGTGGCGCAGGAAGCCATGGCGCAATCCGGGCTGGATCCTCATGACGTCGCGACCGTCTTTGCCTCGTCCGGCGGCGAGATGGATGTGCTCGATAAACTGTGCCGGGCGCTGGCGACCGCCGAGCGGGTGGTCTCACCGACGCTGTTCCATCAGTCGGTCCACAATACCGCCGCCGGCTATTGGGGCATTGCGACGAGTTGCCAGCAGTCCTCGACGGCGTTGTCCTGTTATGACGATTCCTGCGCGGCGGGGCTGTTGGAGGCCGTCACCTATGCCTGCGTCGAAGCGCGTCCGGTTCTCTTTGTCGCCTATGATTTGCCGGCGCCGGCGCCGCTCAACGGCGCCCGGCCGATCGCCTCGGCGTTTGCCGCGGCCGTGGTCTTCACGCCGCTGGCGGAACAGGCGCCCGCGAGGGCCACGGTGAGATTGACGACCGCCGCCGGCCATGATGTCAGCAGTGCATTCAGTCATGAATTCGAACGGCTCAGGCTCGATAATCCGGCTGCCCGCCTGCTGCCGGTGTTGCAGGCGCTTGCCATGGAACGCCGCGCCACGATCAATCTCAACTGGTTGGACGATCAACGGGTGACCGTAGAGGTTGAGTCCTGCCGCCGCTGA
- a CDS encoding 3-hydroxylacyl-ACP dehydratase, translating to MRLLDTVEAWDETTIRCRTATHRDPNHPLRFRGRLSVAVGLEYAAQAMGVHVGLLDHDRKTEGRIGYVGSVRDVTFEVERLDDTAADLIVEATRLVEGDQSYMYRFTVLLDSRAIIEGRASIFIKAVA from the coding sequence ATGCGTCTGCTCGATACGGTGGAGGCCTGGGACGAGACGACAATCCGCTGCCGGACGGCCACGCACCGGGACCCAAACCATCCGCTCCGCTTCCGTGGCCGCCTTTCGGTGGCGGTTGGTTTGGAGTACGCCGCCCAGGCGATGGGTGTGCATGTGGGACTGCTCGATCATGATCGGAAGACGGAAGGACGGATCGGGTATGTCGGCAGCGTCCGGGACGTCACCTTCGAGGTGGAGCGGCTCGATGACACTGCAGCCGATCTGATCGTGGAAGCGACACGCCTGGTGGAGGGAGATCAGAGTTATATGTATCGTTTCACGGTGCTGCTCGACAGTCGGGCGATCATCGAAGGCCGCGCGTCGATCTTTATCAAGGCGGTGGCATGA
- the fabG gene encoding 3-oxoacyl-ACP reductase FabG: protein MAKKRALVTGGSGEIGAAICERLAADGYAVIVHAYRHSESAKRVAEKVIAGGGAATVATFDIVDGVATGQALQTLLADGPIQVLVNNAGIHEDAPMAGMTATQWMKVVDLSLNGFFHVTQPLLLPMIGTRWGRIVSISSLAGVTGNRGQTNYAAAKAGLHGASKSLAIELASRGITVNVVAPGLIESSATRQSFKPEQVDAMVPMKRVGTPEEVAALVSFLVSEQAGYITGQVIGINGGMA from the coding sequence ATGGCAAAGAAGCGCGCATTGGTCACGGGAGGCAGCGGCGAGATCGGTGCCGCGATCTGCGAGCGGCTCGCCGCGGACGGCTATGCAGTTATCGTGCATGCCTATCGGCACAGCGAATCGGCGAAGCGGGTGGCAGAGAAGGTCATAGCCGGAGGAGGAGCGGCGACGGTAGCGACTTTCGATATTGTCGATGGTGTGGCTACCGGACAAGCCTTGCAGACGCTTCTCGCCGACGGCCCTATCCAGGTGCTCGTCAATAACGCTGGCATCCATGAGGATGCCCCCATGGCCGGGATGACCGCAACGCAGTGGATGAAGGTTGTGGACCTGTCGCTGAACGGATTCTTCCACGTCACCCAGCCGCTGTTGTTGCCGATGATCGGCACCCGCTGGGGCAGGATTGTCTCGATTTCGTCGCTGGCCGGCGTGACTGGGAATCGCGGCCAGACGAATTATGCGGCGGCGAAGGCCGGCCTGCACGGAGCCAGCAAGTCGCTGGCGATCGAGCTGGCGTCCAGAGGGATCACCGTGAATGTCGTCGCGCCCGGCTTGATCGAGTCATCGGCGACGAGACAGTCCTTCAAGCCGGAGCAGGTCGATGCGATGGTGCCGATGAAACGAGTGGGGACGCCGGAAGAAGTTGCGGCGCTCGTCTCGTTTCTCGTGTCCGAGCAAGCCGGATATATCACGGGTCAGGTCATCGGCATCAACGGAGGCATGGCGTGA
- a CDS encoding glycosyltransferase family 2 protein, giving the protein MTDLSELAQSYWVLIPAYNEAHTVRDVALRARQHCANVIVVDDGSTDGTAEALAGLDVTLLRNETNLGKAGSLWKGFQYALEQRAEGVITLDADGQHAPEEIPLFLTSFQNGPQAFLIGARHRDQRKATFWRYGANRVADFWIGLAAGTPIEDSQSGFRLYPAALLRAIDISHERSRSFVFESEILIEAARQALSIRNISITVRPRSGPCPSHFRPVLDIVKITRMVAWKILSKGLPLGGLWCVFRGGLSA; this is encoded by the coding sequence GTGACGGACCTGTCCGAACTCGCCCAATCCTACTGGGTTCTCATTCCTGCGTATAACGAAGCCCACACGGTTCGCGATGTGGCTCTGCGCGCCAGACAGCACTGCGCCAACGTGATCGTCGTAGACGACGGTTCAACGGATGGCACGGCCGAGGCGCTGGCTGGCCTTGATGTGACTCTGCTCAGGAACGAAACCAATCTTGGAAAGGCGGGCAGTCTCTGGAAGGGATTTCAGTATGCCCTGGAGCAGAGAGCTGAGGGCGTGATTACGCTCGATGCCGACGGGCAGCATGCTCCCGAGGAAATTCCGTTGTTCCTCACCTCCTTCCAGAATGGTCCACAGGCCTTCCTCATCGGTGCGCGCCATCGCGATCAGCGGAAGGCGACATTTTGGCGATACGGCGCGAATCGCGTGGCGGATTTCTGGATCGGGTTGGCAGCCGGAACCCCGATTGAGGATAGTCAGTCGGGATTTCGCCTCTATCCCGCCGCGTTGCTTCGGGCGATCGACATTTCGCATGAGCGATCACGCAGCTTCGTATTCGAGAGCGAGATTCTGATCGAGGCTGCCAGGCAGGCTCTGAGTATCCGGAATATTTCGATTACGGTGCGGCCGCGATCGGGGCCCTGTCCCAGCCATTTTCGTCCCGTGCTGGATATCGTCAAGATCACCCGGATGGTGGCCTGGAAGATTCTTTCGAAGGGATTGCCTCTCGGCGGGCTGTGGTGTGTTTTTCGCGGCGGGCTGTCGGCGTAA